The following are from one region of the Nostoc cf. commune SO-36 genome:
- the mrdA gene encoding penicillin-binding protein 2 has product MTLFNSSPLGGKQNTRTVGRSFQPIFLIIFTLLMMTGISVRLAYLQITEGANHRKRAESNRIRMIPKQPERGNIFDRNGKLLASTRYPRSVYLWPMAHTKPGWSVVGARLSEILDVPQEEIEKKLEEAGANSSSLIRIARDLNEAQITALKEYQTELKDVEIHTEAVRYYPHGKELAHILGYTRELTADQLKEKKQEGYRLGDVIGQMGAEKAYEKSLRGEWGGQQVEVDGAGRPLRVLGEKQAKAGNDLHLNVDLNMQKTAEKALGDRDGAIVALDPKNGAVLAMVSHPTFDPNIFSKQKLTQKDWETVQGADHPLVNRALSAFPPASTFKIVTTTAGLESGKFSPSTVLQTYGSLNFGGTRFGEWNHAGFGPLGFVGALQWSSDTFFYQIGRGVGGPTLIEWTRKYGFGKKTGFEFANEEAKGLVPDEAWKQKAWKIPWTVGDSINMSIGQGALQTTPLQVAVMFAVPANGGYLVQPHLLKDNEEAKSWRESLNMKPTTISVLRQGLRKVVAEGTGKALKQPTVPPVAGKSGTAEAWKGRVKQNHAWFGAYAPAEQPEILIVAFAEHSGGGGGSIAAPMILQIMEEYFQRKYPGKYQKPAPKSP; this is encoded by the coding sequence ATGACTTTATTCAATTCATCTCCACTTGGCGGAAAACAAAATACACGTACAGTTGGACGGAGTTTCCAGCCAATATTTTTAATTATATTTACTCTACTGATGATGACTGGTATCAGTGTTCGTTTAGCGTATTTGCAAATTACTGAAGGAGCAAATCACCGAAAACGAGCCGAGTCAAATCGAATTCGGATGATTCCTAAGCAACCAGAACGAGGCAATATTTTTGACCGTAATGGCAAACTTTTAGCCAGTACTCGCTATCCTCGCTCTGTATATTTGTGGCCAATGGCACATACCAAGCCAGGATGGTCAGTTGTAGGAGCGCGTCTATCTGAAATTCTCGACGTTCCTCAAGAAGAGATTGAAAAGAAACTAGAAGAGGCAGGTGCTAACTCTTCTTCACTCATACGAATTGCTCGTGACTTGAACGAAGCGCAAATTACAGCATTGAAGGAGTATCAAACCGAACTGAAAGATGTAGAAATTCATACAGAAGCCGTTCGTTACTATCCCCACGGTAAGGAACTAGCACATATATTAGGTTATACGCGAGAACTGACGGCCGATCAGTTAAAAGAAAAGAAGCAGGAAGGCTACAGATTGGGTGATGTGATTGGTCAAATGGGAGCTGAAAAAGCTTATGAGAAAAGTCTGCGGGGCGAATGGGGCGGTCAGCAGGTAGAAGTGGATGGTGCAGGTCGGCCACTCCGGGTTTTGGGTGAGAAACAGGCAAAAGCTGGTAATGATTTGCACTTGAACGTAGACTTAAATATGCAAAAAACAGCAGAAAAAGCTTTAGGCGATCGCGATGGTGCGATCGTGGCACTTGACCCAAAGAATGGTGCTGTTTTAGCAATGGTATCTCACCCCACCTTTGACCCAAATATTTTCTCGAAGCAGAAACTTACCCAAAAAGATTGGGAAACTGTCCAAGGTGCCGATCATCCCTTGGTTAATCGCGCCCTCAGTGCCTTTCCACCTGCTAGCACCTTCAAAATTGTCACCACCACAGCCGGGTTAGAATCAGGTAAATTTTCTCCCAGCACAGTTTTGCAAACCTACGGTTCTTTAAACTTTGGTGGCACGCGATTTGGTGAATGGAACCACGCCGGATTCGGCCCATTAGGTTTTGTCGGTGCATTACAGTGGAGTAGTGATACCTTCTTCTATCAAATTGGTCGCGGAGTCGGCGGCCCAACTTTAATTGAATGGACTCGTAAATATGGATTTGGTAAAAAAACTGGTTTTGAGTTTGCCAACGAAGAAGCAAAAGGTTTAGTGCCAGATGAAGCATGGAAGCAGAAAGCTTGGAAGATACCTTGGACTGTCGGCGACAGCATTAATATGTCAATTGGTCAAGGTGCTTTACAAACTACACCTTTGCAAGTCGCTGTTATGTTTGCTGTACCCGCTAATGGTGGCTACCTAGTCCAGCCGCATTTACTTAAAGACAACGAAGAAGCAAAAAGCTGGCGTGAATCTTTAAATATGAAGCCGACAACCATAAGTGTTCTCCGTCAGGGACTTCGGAAAGTAGTAGCTGAAGGTACGGGTAAGGCTTTGAAGCAGCCAACAGTTCCCCCTGTCGCTGGTAAGAGTGGTACTGCTGAAGCGTGGAAGGGGCGTGTTAAGCAAAATCACGCTTGGTTTGGAGCCTATGCACCTGCTGAACAGCCAGAAATTCTGATTGTGGCATTTGCTGAACATTCC